Proteins encoded by one window of Salmonirosea aquatica:
- a CDS encoding lipopolysaccharide biosynthesis protein, protein MVYLAGRVVSGLLSFLTVSIYTRILSPKEYGGYALIAATVAMMSMLFYFWQRVSLLRFLPTRVNDPEPLYASSAIGYLASCLLTGLVVLPAIVLGEREGISKTLVLTGLILLWSDALFELVLEFLRARLSPGRYSIYGVLKGLIALSVGSLLVWHHLSILGVLLGLVTANLLILSLGARTFLTQLFSSIRSLQPTLNKEFLRYGLPFTVSFAFGCILNLSDRYFISYYIGKADTGYYSVGYELARQSTWVVMQAINLAFYPFVIRTLDQEGPIAANAILETNFLLLIGITAPIAFGVSALADPIARLFFGLEYIDQVARIIPLSSLSAVVSGLYGFYFVQTFQLGRKTYLQIWPVAIAAVIHIGLNFWWIPTHGITGALYSTIVCDSLVLIISFFLSRRSYVLPIPWRKTGLIVLAAGLMALAVNYLKHYCPPSYQIPVLVIFGVLCYTTLLLIFRLVDRRMLIGLLSGKSL, encoded by the coding sequence ATGGTCTACTTAGCGGGGCGCGTCGTGTCGGGCCTGTTAAGTTTTTTGACCGTTTCAATTTATACACGGATCCTGTCACCCAAGGAATATGGTGGCTATGCGCTCATTGCTGCTACTGTCGCTATGATGAGTATGCTGTTCTATTTCTGGCAGCGTGTGTCACTTCTCCGCTTTCTGCCAACACGCGTCAATGATCCTGAACCGCTGTATGCCAGTTCAGCCATTGGCTATTTAGCATCCTGTCTTCTAACAGGTTTGGTGGTATTGCCAGCTATAGTTTTGGGAGAGAGAGAAGGTATATCTAAAACACTTGTCCTGACAGGGCTAATACTGCTATGGTCAGATGCATTATTTGAGTTGGTGCTGGAGTTCCTTCGGGCTCGTCTTTCACCAGGCAGATATTCTATCTATGGAGTTCTGAAGGGATTAATTGCCCTTAGTGTTGGTTCGCTGTTGGTGTGGCATCATCTCAGTATTTTGGGTGTATTACTTGGACTTGTCACAGCAAACCTTCTTATTCTTAGTCTAGGTGCTCGTACTTTTCTGACTCAGTTATTTTCAAGTATTCGTTCTTTACAGCCGACGCTAAATAAAGAATTCCTACGATATGGGTTACCTTTTACGGTTTCTTTCGCTTTCGGTTGCATCCTCAATTTATCCGACCGCTATTTTATTTCTTATTATATTGGTAAAGCTGATACGGGTTATTATTCAGTCGGTTATGAATTAGCCAGGCAAAGCACTTGGGTAGTAATGCAAGCTATTAATTTGGCGTTTTACCCTTTCGTTATTCGCACGCTCGATCAGGAGGGCCCCATTGCTGCAAATGCTATACTTGAAACCAATTTTCTATTGTTAATTGGCATCACTGCTCCCATTGCTTTCGGTGTTTCAGCTTTAGCTGATCCCATAGCCCGGCTGTTTTTTGGTCTGGAGTACATTGATCAAGTAGCCCGAATTATTCCCCTGTCGTCGCTGTCGGCAGTGGTGTCAGGCTTGTATGGGTTCTATTTTGTTCAGACCTTCCAACTTGGCCGGAAAACCTATTTGCAAATTTGGCCCGTCGCAATAGCAGCTGTGATTCATATTGGTCTGAATTTCTGGTGGATACCCACACATGGCATCACAGGCGCTTTATATTCCACGATTGTGTGTGACTCTTTAGTGCTGATAATCAGTTTCTTTTTAAGCCGACGTTCATACGTTTTACCGATACCCTGGAGGAAGACCGGCCTAATTGTGCTAGCAGCGGGTCTTATGGCTCTGGCGGTTAATTATCTTAAACATTACTGCCCGCCATCGTACCAGATACCAGTATTGGTAATTTTTGGCGTATTGTGTTACACTACGCTGTTGCTTATTTTCCGTCTGGTCGATCGTCGGATGCTCATCGGCTTATTATCCGGTAAATCACTATGA
- a CDS encoding O-antigen ligase family protein, with amino-acid sequence MIKADTLPSLWEKIFAIAGLFCFSGAVQRFFLIDTVDAIDVSAGNPAFQILWFSIYGITLILLVLRTRALPTILGFNPLILAFILYLTASVSWSQEPDVTLRRTAGIWGPSLFAFYLMCRFDLPMLLKLTSLALGFAAIGSLFYGLALPDQGIMHDESPELQGAWRGLYTHKNSLGQVMLGNAIINLALWRLNKNILILLGLSLAVVLIILSRSTTSLILLPLGFIFPFLQQFIHKSVKIQYVVFVLVFILMITIVLIGASAENFVVELTGKDFTFTGRVGLWDMVITSIMQKPLIGYGYGAFWLGEMGESGKINAALELIYDTAHNGYLDLALDLGIIGLLLFLFIMLTYLVIFFNNFFIHRKEEYLWGFTFLFLQLIYNFFEGNLVKQNNLYWILFLFAITSYHINFVKVSQPYQPV; translated from the coding sequence ATGATTAAAGCTGACACATTACCTTCACTATGGGAAAAGATCTTCGCCATCGCCGGACTGTTCTGTTTTAGTGGCGCAGTACAGCGATTTTTCTTGATTGACACGGTTGATGCTATTGACGTCAGTGCGGGTAACCCCGCTTTTCAAATACTGTGGTTTAGCATCTACGGCATAACGCTTATTTTATTGGTTCTTCGAACCCGCGCCCTTCCGACCATACTTGGTTTTAACCCACTGATTCTTGCCTTTATTCTTTACTTGACAGCTTCGGTCAGTTGGAGTCAAGAGCCTGATGTTACCTTGCGGAGAACAGCTGGTATTTGGGGGCCGTCATTGTTTGCCTTTTATTTAATGTGCCGCTTTGACCTACCAATGCTACTCAAATTAACGTCCCTAGCCCTAGGATTTGCTGCGATAGGAAGTCTCTTCTACGGCCTTGCATTACCCGATCAGGGCATTATGCATGATGAGTCGCCCGAGTTGCAAGGAGCTTGGCGAGGTTTGTATACACATAAAAATTCGTTAGGTCAGGTTATGCTCGGAAACGCCATTATTAATCTGGCGTTATGGCGTTTGAATAAGAATATACTAATCTTGTTGGGTTTAAGCCTAGCGGTTGTACTGATCATCTTATCACGCTCCACAACGTCTCTGATTCTTTTACCTCTTGGGTTTATATTTCCGTTCTTACAACAGTTTATACATAAGTCGGTAAAAATTCAATATGTAGTTTTTGTGCTGGTATTTATCTTAATGATTACGATAGTCTTGATCGGTGCTTCAGCGGAAAATTTCGTGGTAGAATTGACTGGTAAAGATTTTACATTTACTGGTCGTGTCGGACTCTGGGATATGGTTATAACAAGTATCATGCAGAAACCATTGATAGGCTACGGATATGGCGCTTTTTGGTTAGGAGAAATGGGAGAATCTGGTAAGATAAATGCAGCACTTGAATTGATTTATGACACAGCACACAATGGGTATTTAGACCTTGCACTTGATCTAGGTATTATTGGCTTGTTATTATTTTTGTTTATTATGCTGACTTACTTAGTAATTTTTTTTAACAATTTTTTTATCCACCGAAAAGAGGAATATCTCTGGGGATTTACATTTTTGTTTTTACAGTTGATCTATAATTTTTTTGAGGGTAATTTAGTGAAGCAAAATAATCTTTACTGGATTCTGTTTTTATTCGCTATCACCAGCTATCACATAAACTTTGTGAAAGTTTCTCAACCTTATCAGCCTGTATGA